In the Micromonospora narathiwatensis genome, one interval contains:
- a CDS encoding carbon-nitrogen hydrolase family protein — translation MRVAVCQLNARDDRAANLAAAEALLVRAAAAGADLAVLPEYVDYLGLADRMPPAEPVDGVVGEFFAGVARRLGLWLIAGSFHEAGPDPEHTWNTSLVFDRTGALAASYRKIHLYDVEIPGRVSYRESAGVSPGDQPVVVDVEGLRVGLSICYDLRFPELYRQLATQGGAELLVVPAAFMTHTGRDHWEVLLRARAIENQCFVAAAGQTGDHEPKRTCFGRSMVVDPWGTVLSQVPDGPGLAVADLDLDRLRTIRAELPSLANRRL, via the coding sequence ATGCGCGTCGCCGTCTGCCAGCTCAACGCCCGCGACGACCGGGCGGCGAACCTTGCCGCCGCCGAGGCCCTGCTGGTCAGGGCCGCAGCGGCCGGCGCCGACCTCGCCGTGCTTCCGGAGTACGTCGACTACCTCGGCCTCGCCGACCGGATGCCCCCGGCCGAGCCGGTCGACGGGGTGGTGGGGGAGTTCTTCGCCGGGGTCGCCCGCCGGCTCGGCCTCTGGCTGATCGCCGGCTCGTTCCACGAGGCCGGGCCGGACCCGGAGCACACCTGGAACACCTCGCTGGTCTTCGACCGCACCGGCGCCCTTGCCGCCAGCTACCGCAAGATCCATCTGTACGACGTGGAGATTCCCGGCCGGGTGTCGTACCGGGAGTCGGCGGGTGTCTCTCCGGGTGACCAGCCGGTGGTGGTCGACGTCGAGGGCCTCCGGGTCGGCCTCTCGATCTGCTACGACCTGCGGTTCCCCGAGCTGTACCGGCAGCTGGCCACCCAGGGCGGGGCCGAGCTGCTGGTGGTGCCCGCCGCGTTCATGACGCACACGGGCCGGGATCATTGGGAGGTTCTGCTCCGGGCGCGGGCGATCGAGAACCAGTGCTTCGTCGCGGCCGCCGGCCAGACCGGGGACCATGAGCCGAAACGCACCTGCTTCGGGCGCAGCATGGTGGTGGACCCGTGGGGGACGGTGCTGAGCCAGGTCCCCGACGGCCCGGGACTCGCGGTGGCCGACCTGGACCTCGACCGGCTGCGGACGATCCGCGCCGAGCTGCCCAGCCTCGCCAACCGCCGGCTCTGA
- a CDS encoding bifunctional folylpolyglutamate synthase/dihydrofolate synthase: MTDRTEFAEVEAELNARGFTRVHFELDRIETLLDLLGSPQRAYPSIHLTGTNGKTSTARMIDSLLRAFGLHTGRYTSPHLETVRERISLDGEPVSEERFVATYREVAPLAELVDQRSAEPLTYFDMTTTLAFAAFADAPVDVAVVEVGLGGADDATNVIRAGVAVLTPIGLDHTEWLGDTIEDIALHKAGIIHKGATVIAAAQEEEAARPILERCAEVGATVAREGSEFGVLRRSVAVGGQVLTIQGLGGVYEEIFIPLHGAHQAQNAAVALAAVEAFLGAGARRQLDIEAVREGFAAASSPGRLEKVRTAPTILLDGAHNPHGMAATVTALQEEFAFSKLVGVLAVLGDKDAASLLELLEPVLDSIVVTRNGSPRAMPADELAALARELFGPERVQVAEEMPDAIEAAVAEAESDVPGELAGVGVLITGSVVTVADARRLLKR; the protein is encoded by the coding sequence GTGACCGATCGCACCGAATTCGCCGAGGTGGAGGCCGAGCTCAACGCGCGCGGCTTCACCCGCGTGCACTTTGAGCTGGACCGTATCGAGACGCTGCTCGACCTGCTCGGCAGCCCGCAGCGGGCGTACCCGTCGATCCACCTGACCGGGACGAACGGCAAGACCTCGACGGCCCGGATGATCGACTCGCTGCTGCGGGCGTTCGGGCTGCACACCGGCCGCTACACCAGCCCGCATCTGGAGACCGTACGGGAGCGGATCAGCCTGGACGGGGAGCCGGTCAGCGAGGAGCGCTTCGTCGCCACGTACCGGGAGGTGGCGCCGCTGGCCGAGCTGGTCGACCAGCGCTCGGCGGAGCCGCTGACGTACTTCGACATGACCACGACGCTGGCGTTCGCCGCGTTCGCCGACGCCCCGGTCGACGTGGCGGTGGTGGAGGTCGGACTCGGCGGCGCCGACGACGCGACCAACGTGATCCGGGCCGGGGTGGCGGTGCTGACCCCGATCGGGCTGGACCACACCGAGTGGCTCGGCGACACCATCGAGGACATCGCGCTGCACAAGGCGGGCATCATCCACAAGGGGGCCACCGTGATCGCGGCGGCCCAGGAGGAGGAGGCCGCCCGGCCGATCCTGGAACGCTGCGCCGAGGTCGGCGCGACCGTCGCCCGGGAGGGCTCCGAGTTCGGGGTGCTGCGCCGGTCGGTGGCGGTCGGCGGCCAGGTGCTCACCATCCAGGGCCTCGGCGGGGTGTACGAGGAGATCTTCATCCCGTTGCACGGCGCGCACCAGGCGCAGAACGCGGCCGTGGCGCTCGCCGCGGTCGAGGCGTTCCTCGGCGCGGGGGCGCGTCGGCAGCTCGACATCGAGGCCGTCCGGGAGGGCTTCGCCGCGGCCAGTTCGCCGGGCCGGCTGGAGAAGGTACGGACCGCGCCGACGATCCTGCTCGACGGAGCGCACAACCCGCACGGGATGGCCGCCACGGTCACGGCGTTGCAGGAGGAGTTCGCGTTCAGCAAGCTGGTCGGCGTGCTGGCCGTGCTCGGCGACAAGGACGCGGCCAGCCTGCTGGAACTGCTGGAGCCGGTGCTCGACTCGATCGTCGTCACCCGCAACGGCTCGCCCCGGGCGATGCCCGCCGACGAACTGGCCGCGCTGGCGCGGGAGCTCTTCGGGCCCGAACGGGTGCAGGTCGCCGAGGAGATGCCGGACGCCATCGAGGCGGCCGTGGCGGAGGCCGAGTCCGACGTACCTGGTGAACTGGCCGGGGTGGGCGTGCTGATCACCGGATCGGTGGTGACCGTGGCCGACGCCCGCCGGCTGCTCAAGCGATGA
- a CDS encoding valine--tRNA ligase codes for MTERLDARRPDAPTLAGQYQPGEVEQRRYEQWVAAGHFRASAESDKPPFTIVIPPPNVTGSLHMGHAFEHTLMDSLNRRKRMQAYEALWLPGMDHAGIATQNLVERQLAGEGLSRHDLGREKFVERVWQWKAESGGAILGQMRRLGDAVDWDRERFTMDEGLSRAVQTMFKKLFDDGLIYRANRIINWCPRCLTALSDIEVEHTDDEGELVSIRYGDEVVVATTRAETMLGDTAVAVHPDDERYRHLIGTEVAVPLTGRRIPIVADEHVDPTFGTGMVKVTPAHDPNDFEIGQRHDLPALTIMDERGIVTAPGPFEGLDRYEARPAIVAALREQGLIVAEKRPYVHAVGHCSRCKTTVEPRLSLQWFVNTAPLAKAAGDAVRDGRVKIEPAELAKRYFAWVDNMHDWCISRQLWWGHRIPVWYGPDGEIVCVGPDEQPPTGAGWRQDEDVLDTWFSSGLWPFSTLGWPEQTPDLAKFYPTSVLVTGYDILFFWVARMMMFGLYAMDGRQPFDVVALHGMVRDEHGKKMSKSFGNVVDPLDWIDRFGADATRFTLARGANPGQDVPVSEEWCQGSRNFCNKLWNATRFALMNGAHTDGPLPDPAQLSTVDRWILSRLAHVTAEVDEQFEAYEFAKVCDLLYHFAWDDVCDWYVELSKPVLAEGGAAADASRRVLGHVLDQLLRLLHPVIPFVTDELWTALTGGESVMVAAWPVADRTLVDDAAEGEVGTLQRVVTEIRRFRSDQGLRPTQRVAARLDGLAGAGIAAHEPLIRSLVRLDAAGDEFQASATLAMPGEVSVALDTRGSIDVAAERARLTKDRAAAEKEVAQARAKLDNPAFVGKAPEQVVAKIRERLAVAEADLVRIDAALEALPS; via the coding sequence GTGACCGAGAGACTGGATGCCCGACGCCCCGACGCCCCGACCCTTGCCGGCCAGTACCAGCCCGGCGAGGTAGAGCAGCGACGGTACGAGCAGTGGGTAGCCGCCGGCCACTTCCGGGCGTCGGCGGAGAGCGACAAGCCCCCCTTCACGATCGTCATCCCACCCCCGAACGTCACCGGCTCGCTGCACATGGGGCACGCCTTCGAGCACACCCTGATGGACTCGCTGAACCGGCGTAAGCGGATGCAGGCCTACGAGGCGCTGTGGCTGCCCGGCATGGACCACGCCGGAATCGCCACCCAGAACCTCGTCGAGCGGCAGCTCGCCGGCGAGGGGCTGTCCCGCCACGACCTGGGTCGGGAGAAGTTCGTCGAGCGGGTCTGGCAGTGGAAGGCGGAGTCCGGCGGGGCGATCCTGGGCCAGATGCGGCGGCTCGGCGACGCGGTCGACTGGGACCGCGAGCGCTTCACCATGGACGAGGGCCTGTCCCGGGCCGTGCAGACCATGTTCAAGAAGCTCTTCGACGACGGGCTGATCTACCGGGCGAACCGGATCATCAACTGGTGCCCGCGCTGCCTCACCGCGCTGTCCGACATCGAGGTGGAGCACACCGACGACGAGGGTGAGCTGGTCTCGATCCGCTACGGCGACGAGGTCGTGGTCGCCACCACCCGGGCGGAGACGATGCTCGGCGACACCGCGGTCGCGGTGCACCCGGACGACGAGCGCTACCGGCACCTGATCGGCACCGAGGTGGCCGTGCCGCTCACCGGCCGGCGGATCCCGATCGTCGCCGACGAGCACGTCGACCCGACCTTCGGCACCGGCATGGTCAAGGTGACCCCGGCGCACGACCCGAACGACTTCGAGATCGGCCAGCGGCACGACCTGCCGGCGCTCACGATCATGGACGAGCGCGGCATCGTCACCGCGCCCGGCCCGTTCGAGGGCCTGGACCGCTACGAGGCCCGCCCGGCCATCGTCGCCGCGCTGCGTGAGCAGGGCCTGATCGTGGCCGAGAAGCGGCCGTACGTGCACGCGGTGGGGCACTGCTCGCGGTGCAAGACCACGGTCGAGCCGCGGCTGTCGTTGCAGTGGTTCGTCAACACCGCCCCGCTCGCCAAGGCCGCCGGTGACGCGGTCCGCGACGGCCGGGTGAAGATCGAGCCGGCCGAGCTGGCCAAGCGCTACTTCGCCTGGGTCGACAACATGCACGACTGGTGCATCTCCCGGCAGCTCTGGTGGGGCCACCGCATCCCCGTCTGGTACGGCCCGGACGGCGAGATCGTCTGCGTCGGACCCGATGAGCAGCCGCCGACCGGCGCGGGCTGGCGGCAGGACGAGGACGTGCTGGACACCTGGTTCTCCAGTGGCCTGTGGCCGTTCTCCACCCTCGGCTGGCCCGAGCAGACCCCGGACCTGGCGAAGTTCTATCCGACCAGTGTGCTGGTCACCGGGTACGACATCCTCTTCTTCTGGGTCGCCCGGATGATGATGTTCGGCCTGTACGCGATGGACGGCCGGCAGCCGTTCGACGTGGTCGCGCTGCACGGCATGGTCCGCGACGAGCACGGCAAGAAGATGTCGAAGTCGTTCGGGAACGTGGTCGACCCGCTGGACTGGATCGACCGGTTCGGCGCCGACGCGACCCGGTTCACCCTGGCCCGGGGCGCCAACCCCGGTCAGGACGTGCCGGTGAGCGAGGAGTGGTGCCAGGGTTCCCGGAACTTCTGCAACAAGCTCTGGAACGCCACCCGGTTCGCGCTGATGAACGGCGCGCACACCGACGGCCCGCTGCCCGACCCGGCCCAGCTCTCCACGGTCGACCGGTGGATCCTGTCCCGGCTGGCGCACGTCACCGCCGAGGTGGACGAGCAGTTCGAGGCGTACGAGTTCGCGAAGGTCTGCGACCTGCTGTACCACTTCGCCTGGGACGACGTCTGCGACTGGTACGTCGAGTTGAGCAAGCCGGTGCTCGCCGAGGGCGGGGCGGCGGCCGACGCCAGCCGCCGGGTTCTCGGGCACGTGCTGGACCAGCTGCTGCGACTGCTGCATCCGGTGATCCCGTTCGTCACCGACGAGCTGTGGACCGCGCTGACCGGCGGGGAGAGCGTGATGGTCGCCGCCTGGCCGGTCGCCGACCGTACCCTTGTCGACGACGCCGCGGAGGGCGAGGTCGGCACCCTGCAGCGGGTGGTGACCGAGATCCGGCGGTTCCGCTCCGACCAGGGCCTGCGCCCGACCCAGCGGGTGGCGGCCCGACTCGACGGCCTCGCCGGCGCGGGTATCGCCGCGCACGAGCCGTTGATCCGGTCGCTGGTCCGTCTCGACGCGGCCGGTGACGAGTTCCAGGCCAGCGCCACCCTCGCCATGCCGGGTGAGGTGAGCGTCGCGCTGGACACCCGGGGCTCGATCGACGTCGCGGCCGAGCGGGCCCGGCTCACCAAGGATCGGGCGGCCGCCGAGAAGGAGGTCGCGCAGGCGCGGGCGAAGCTGGACAATCCGGCGTTCGTCGGCAAGGCGCCCGAGCAGGTGGTCGCCAAGATCCGGGAGCGGCTCGCGGTGGCCGAGGCGGATCTCGTTCGGATCGACGCCGCTCTGGAGGCGCTTCCATCGTGA